A single window of Podarcis raffonei isolate rPodRaf1 chromosome 9, rPodRaf1.pri, whole genome shotgun sequence DNA harbors:
- the LOC128421334 gene encoding alcohol dehydrogenase 1A: protein MSTAGKVIKCKAAVAWEVKKPLSIEQVEVAPPKAHEVRIKILATGICRSDDHVISGAFAMPFPIVLGHEAAGVVESVGEGVTCVKPGDKVIPLFVPQCGKCTSCRSTKGNLCSEHDLSEARGLMLDGTSRFTCKGKSLHNFISTSTFTEYTVVHENAVVKIDTAAPLEKVCLIGCGFSTGYGAAVQTAKVEPGSTCAVFGLGGVGLSAVMGCKAAGASRIIGVDINKDKFPKAKEMGATECVNPLDFKKPINEVLFDLTDGEGVDYSFEVIGRVDTMTAALASCHSNYGTSVIVGVPPSTSTIAVDPMLLFTGRTWKGSVFGGWKSKDSVPRLVSDFLGKKFILDPLITHTLPFEKINEGFELLRAGKSIRTVLTF from the exons GTCATTAAATGCAAAGCAGCCGTTGCTTGGGAAGTTAAGAAACCTCTGAGCATTGAGCAAGTGGAAGTAGCTCCTCCGAAGGCTCATGAAGTTCGCATTAAG ATTCTGGCCACAGGGATCTGTCGCTCAGATGACCATGTGATCAGCGGTGCCTTTGCTATGCCTTTTCCGATTGTTCTGGGCCATGAAGCAGCTGGTGTTGTAGAGAGTGTTGGAGAGGGAGTGACTTGTGTGAAACCAG GAGACAAAGTAATCCCCCTCTTTGTTCCACAATGTGGAAAATGCACTTCTTGCCGAAGTACCAAGGGGAACCTCTGTTCTGAACATGa CCTCAGTGAGGCTCGTGGATTAATGCTTGATGGCACCAGCAGGTTCACCTGCAAAGGGAAAAGCCTTCATAATTTCATCAGCACCAGCACCTTCACGGAATACACAGTGGTACACGAAAATGCAGTGGTGAAAATTGATACTGCTGCTCCTTTGGAAAAAGTGTGTCTGATCGGCTGCGGGTTTTCCACCGGCTATGGTGCAGCAGTTCAAACAGCCAAG GTGGAGCCTGGTTCAACCTGTGCTGTTTTTGGTCTGGGAGGAGTTGGTCTCTCAGCCGTCATGGGCTGCAAAGCAGCTGGAGCTTCCCGAATCATCGGGGTCGACATCAACAAGGATAAATTTCCCAAGGCTAAAGAGATGGGAGCCACGGAGTGCGTCAACCCTCTGGATTTCAAGAAGCCCATCAATGAAGTGCTGTTTGACTTGACTGATGGTGAAGGTGTAGACTACTCGTTTGAAGTGATTGGGCGTGTTGACACCATG ACGGCTGCCCTGGCATCGTGCCACAGCAACTATGGGACCAGTGTAATTGTGGGAGTGcctccttccacctctacaattgcTGTTGACCCGATGTTGCTTTTCACAGGCCGTACCTGGAAAGGATCTGTTTTTGGAG GGTGGAAGAGCAAAGACTCTGTCCCCAGACTGGTTTCTGATTTCCTGGGGAAGAAATTCATATTGGATCCATTAATAACCCATACACTACCATTTGAAAAAATCAATGAAGGATTTGAATTGCTCCGGGCAGGAAAGAG CATCCGCACTGTCTTGACATTTTAA